The Flavobacterium sp. HJ-32-4 genome contains a region encoding:
- a CDS encoding transporter, producing the protein MKRLILVLMIPFWALGAVTDSLVIPNFGPPPSELAVARMPCDACGCSASGGSMGFASMLNSQFVGVRYMYQRYKTTDGLYANSPWRAETFHTLQLWGRIPIGNKLNVTVMAPYHHNTRATETGSETIEGLGDVTVLALYPMFSTLHDTLARLPQELRLGAGVKIPVGTYSSDNNGSINPGFQLGTGSWDVPLAAEYLITYQKWGVNAMANYIVKTENTNGYRFGNQFNYAGTVFSLRESGNWTLSPQLGFAGEKYESNYQHNQRVANTSGDVFFGKAAFEAGWKRWSMGTTLLLPISQNLTGGNVDAKYRISVNLNFSL; encoded by the coding sequence GACAGCCTGGTGATCCCCAACTTTGGGCCGCCTCCGAGTGAACTCGCGGTCGCCCGAATGCCGTGTGATGCCTGCGGTTGCTCGGCCAGCGGTGGCAGTATGGGGTTTGCCTCGATGCTGAACAGTCAGTTCGTGGGCGTTCGCTATATGTACCAGCGCTATAAAACGACCGACGGACTCTACGCGAACTCACCGTGGCGTGCGGAAACCTTCCATACGTTACAGTTGTGGGGCCGCATCCCGATTGGCAATAAGTTGAACGTGACCGTCATGGCGCCCTATCACCACAACACGCGTGCGACCGAAACCGGCAGTGAAACGATTGAAGGGCTGGGTGATGTGACGGTATTGGCACTTTATCCGATGTTTTCAACCCTTCACGACACGTTGGCCCGTTTGCCGCAGGAGCTCCGTTTGGGTGCGGGCGTGAAGATTCCAGTGGGAACGTATTCCTCGGACAACAATGGCAGCATCAACCCCGGCTTTCAATTGGGTACCGGAAGTTGGGACGTGCCGCTCGCCGCGGAATACCTGATTACGTACCAAAAATGGGGCGTTAACGCCATGGCGAACTACATCGTCAAAACGGAGAACACCAACGGCTATCGTTTTGGCAATCAGTTCAACTATGCCGGTACTGTATTTTCTTTGCGCGAATCGGGGAATTGGACACTCTCGCCGCAATTGGGTTTTGCCGGCGAAAAGTATGAGAGCAACTACCAACACAACCAGCGGGTGGCAAACACTTCGGGCGACGTCTTCTTTGGCAAGGCCGCCTTCGAAGCGGGTTGGAAGCGTTGGTCGATGGGCACCACGTTGCTGTTGCCGATCTCGCAAAACCTGACGGGCGGCAACGTCGACGCGAAATACCGGATAAGTGTCAATCTGAACTTCTCCCTATAA
- a CDS encoding DNA gyrase/topoisomerase IV subunit A, with product MSEDELENNLPQEEGDEPGTSYSSDNFYENDEVNPDDTIVKVTGMYKDWFLDYASYVILERAVPAIEDGFKPVQRRIMHSMRELDDGRYNKVANIVGHTMQYHPHGDASIGDAIVQIGQKDLLIDTQGNWGNILTGDGAAASRYIEARLSKFALEVLYSPKITEWQLSYDGRRNEPINLPVKFPLLLAQGAEGIAVGLSTKVLPHNFNELIDASIKVLKKQSFVLYPDFPTAGIADISNYNDGMRGGRVRVRAKISQLDKQTLVITQIPFSTNTSTLIDSILKANEKGKIKVKKIEDNTAAEVEILIHLPPGVSPDKTIDALYAFTACETSVAPLGCVIDSHKPRFIGVTDMLKISTHRTVELLRSELEIELSELEEKWHFQSLERIFIENRIYRLIEEEETWEGVIRAIDNGLKPFTKHLKREVTDDDIVRLTEIRIKRISKFDIDKAQQLIESLEADIEQVKHHLEHIIEFAIDYFKRLKEKYGKGRERQTELRSFDNIEATKVALRNTKLYVNREEGFIGTGLKRDEYVGDCSDIDDVIVFLRDGKMLVTKVDDKKFVGKDIIHIAVFDKNDKRTIYNMIYRDGKSGPSYVKRFNVSGVTRDKAYDLTQEKPGSMVLYFSGNPNGEAEVVTVLLRAVGSVKKLKFDLDFANIAIKGRASRGNTVTKYPIKKIELKEKGISTLRPRKVWFDDTVQRLNVDGRGELLGEFKPNDRLLVITQSGKVKTIIPELSTHFEDDMIRLEKWNPRKPVSAIYYDGEKERYYVKRFLVENENKEELFISEHAGSHLEIVSTDWRPVAEVIFAKVKGVQKDNQTVDLEQFISVKGIKAQGNQLTTDKVKQINLLDPLPYEEEPEPEPEPMPLASADDASDEVEALPDPPVDEEGQTTLF from the coding sequence ATGTCAGAAGACGAGTTGGAAAATAACCTCCCACAAGAGGAAGGAGACGAACCTGGAACAAGCTACTCCAGCGACAACTTCTACGAAAACGACGAAGTAAACCCCGACGATACCATCGTCAAGGTTACCGGTATGTACAAAGACTGGTTCCTCGATTATGCGTCGTATGTCATCCTGGAGCGCGCGGTACCCGCCATTGAAGACGGCTTCAAACCCGTGCAGCGCCGCATCATGCACTCGATGCGCGAACTCGATGACGGCCGTTACAACAAAGTGGCCAATATCGTAGGGCACACCATGCAGTACCACCCGCACGGTGACGCGTCCATCGGCGACGCCATCGTGCAGATTGGGCAGAAAGACCTGCTGATCGATACGCAGGGGAACTGGGGGAACATCCTCACAGGCGACGGGGCCGCAGCCTCGCGTTACATCGAAGCGCGACTGTCGAAGTTTGCGCTTGAAGTACTGTACTCCCCTAAGATCACCGAATGGCAGTTATCATATGACGGCCGCCGGAACGAACCCATCAACCTTCCCGTCAAGTTCCCGTTGCTGTTGGCACAAGGGGCCGAGGGAATCGCGGTGGGGCTGTCCACGAAAGTATTGCCGCACAACTTCAATGAACTGATCGACGCGTCTATCAAGGTCTTGAAAAAGCAGTCGTTTGTGCTGTACCCGGATTTCCCAACCGCCGGTATCGCCGACATTTCGAATTACAACGACGGTATGCGCGGCGGTCGGGTGCGGGTGCGGGCAAAGATCTCGCAGCTTGACAAACAGACGCTGGTCATTACCCAAATCCCATTCTCGACCAATACATCGACCCTGATCGACAGTATCCTGAAGGCCAACGAAAAAGGGAAGATCAAGGTTAAGAAGATTGAAGATAATACGGCGGCTGAGGTAGAAATCCTGATCCACCTTCCGCCCGGCGTATCGCCTGATAAGACCATCGATGCGCTCTACGCGTTCACGGCCTGTGAAACGTCGGTAGCCCCGCTCGGTTGCGTGATCGATTCGCACAAACCGCGGTTCATCGGCGTGACCGACATGCTGAAAATCTCTACACATCGCACCGTAGAACTCCTGCGGTCGGAACTCGAGATCGAACTCAGTGAACTCGAAGAGAAATGGCATTTCCAATCGCTCGAACGCATTTTCATCGAAAACCGGATCTACCGCCTCATCGAAGAAGAGGAAACATGGGAAGGCGTCATCCGGGCCATCGACAATGGGCTCAAACCGTTCACGAAGCACCTGAAACGCGAAGTGACCGACGACGATATCGTCCGCCTGACGGAAATCCGCATCAAACGTATCTCGAAGTTCGACATCGACAAGGCGCAACAACTCATTGAATCGCTCGAGGCCGATATCGAACAGGTGAAACACCATTTAGAGCACATTATCGAGTTTGCCATCGATTACTTCAAACGACTGAAAGAGAAATACGGCAAAGGACGCGAACGGCAAACAGAGCTCCGCAGTTTCGACAACATCGAAGCGACCAAAGTCGCCCTTCGCAATACCAAGCTCTACGTCAATAGGGAAGAAGGCTTCATCGGCACCGGACTCAAGCGCGACGAATACGTGGGCGATTGCTCCGATATAGACGACGTCATCGTGTTCCTCCGCGACGGCAAGATGCTGGTAACGAAAGTCGACGATAAGAAGTTCGTTGGTAAGGATATTATCCACATTGCCGTCTTCGACAAGAACGACAAACGCACCATCTACAACATGATTTACCGCGATGGTAAGTCGGGGCCGTCGTATGTCAAACGTTTCAACGTCTCGGGCGTAACCCGCGACAAGGCCTACGACCTGACCCAGGAAAAACCGGGTTCGATGGTATTGTATTTCTCCGGAAACCCGAACGGCGAGGCGGAAGTGGTGACGGTGTTGCTGCGCGCAGTCGGTTCAGTGAAAAAACTGAAGTTCGATCTCGACTTCGCTAATATCGCCATCAAGGGACGTGCTTCAAGGGGCAATACCGTCACGAAATACCCGATCAAGAAAATCGAACTGAAGGAGAAGGGTATCTCGACCCTGCGGCCCCGTAAGGTGTGGTTCGACGATACGGTGCAACGCCTCAACGTAGACGGGCGCGGCGAACTATTGGGCGAATTCAAACCCAACGACCGCTTGTTGGTCATCACCCAATCAGGTAAAGTCAAGACCATCATCCCGGAATTGTCGACGCATTTCGAAGACGATATGATCCGTCTCGAAAAATGGAATCCCAGGAAACCGGTATCGGCCATTTATTACGATGGCGAGAAAGAACGCTACTACGTGAAGCGTTTTCTGGTCGAGAACGAGAATAAGGAAGAGTTGTTCATCAGCGAGCATGCAGGTTCCCATCTTGAGATTGTGTCAACCGACTGGCGACCCGTAGCGGAAGTCATATTTGCCAAGGTAAAGGGCGTCCAGAAAGACAACCAGACCGTCGATCTTGAGCAATTCATCTCGGTCAAGGGCATCAAAGCACAGGGCAACCAACTCACGACCGATAAAGTCAAGCAGATCAACCTGCTCGATCCGTTGCCATACGAAGAAGAACCCGAGCCTGAACCAGAACCGATGCCGCTCGCATCAGCAGACGATGCGTCTGATGAGGTCGAAGCGCTTCCGGATCCACCGGTGGATGAAGAAGGACAGACAACGTTGTTCTAA
- a CDS encoding DNA topoisomerase IV subunit B, whose amino-acid sequence MAEEHLYTEENIRSLDWKEHIRMRPGMYIGKLGDGSSPDDGIYILLKEVIDNCIDEFVMGAGKTIEVTVRDKMVTVRDYGRGIPLGKVVDVVSRMNTGGKYDSKAFKKSVGLNGVGTKAVNALSTFFRVESVRDNQQKAAEFSAGELTLEEDVIESTKRRGTKVQFIADETIFRHYKYRNEYIIRMLKNYCYLNTGLTIYYNGEKYYSDNGLKDLLEETITDEDCVYPIIHLRGDDIEIAMTHSKTQYSEEYYSFVNGQNTTQGGTHLGAFREAVVRTVKEFYNKNFEASDIRKSIVSAISVKVEEPVFESQTKTKLGSTEMGPGLTSVRTFVNDFVKNQLDNFLHKNPEVADALLRKILQAERERKELSGIRKLARERAKKASLHNKKLRDCRVHLTDTKNPRSLESTLFITEGDSASGSITKSRDVNTQAVFSLRGKPLNSYGMTKKIVYENEEFNLLQAALDIEEEMENLRYNNIVIATDADVDGMHIRLLLITFFLQFFPELIKEGHLYILQTPLFRVRNKKETIYCYSEQERVDAIEKLKPKPEITRFKGLGEISPDEFKHFIGADIRLDPVMLDKATSIEKLLEFYMGKNTPDRQDFIINNLKVELDVVEKN is encoded by the coding sequence ATGGCAGAAGAGCATTTGTATACCGAAGAGAACATCCGATCCCTCGACTGGAAGGAGCATATCCGCATGCGTCCGGGGATGTATATCGGAAAACTCGGCGACGGTTCTTCTCCCGACGATGGCATTTACATCCTCCTCAAAGAGGTCATCGACAACTGTATCGACGAGTTCGTAATGGGCGCCGGGAAGACCATCGAGGTCACCGTTCGCGACAAAATGGTCACCGTTCGCGATTACGGACGCGGCATCCCGCTGGGGAAAGTCGTCGACGTCGTATCGCGCATGAACACCGGAGGGAAGTACGATAGTAAGGCGTTTAAGAAATCAGTCGGACTCAACGGCGTCGGTACCAAAGCCGTCAACGCCTTGTCGACGTTCTTTCGCGTCGAGTCAGTGCGCGACAACCAGCAGAAAGCGGCCGAGTTTTCCGCCGGCGAGCTGACGTTGGAGGAGGACGTGATCGAATCCACCAAACGGAGGGGCACCAAAGTGCAGTTCATCGCCGACGAAACCATTTTCCGTCATTATAAGTACCGGAATGAATACATCATCCGGATGCTCAAAAACTACTGCTACCTCAATACCGGACTGACGATTTATTACAACGGGGAAAAGTACTATTCCGACAACGGACTCAAAGACCTCCTGGAAGAAACCATCACCGACGAGGATTGCGTGTATCCGATCATCCATCTGCGCGGCGACGACATCGAAATCGCGATGACCCACAGCAAGACGCAGTATTCGGAAGAATATTATTCGTTCGTAAACGGACAAAACACCACCCAGGGCGGCACCCACCTCGGGGCCTTCCGCGAAGCTGTCGTGCGCACGGTAAAGGAATTTTACAACAAGAACTTCGAAGCGTCCGATATCCGCAAGTCGATTGTGTCGGCCATTTCCGTCAAAGTGGAAGAACCGGTGTTCGAAAGCCAGACGAAAACGAAATTAGGGTCTACGGAAATGGGTCCCGGACTCACCTCGGTCCGCACCTTCGTCAACGACTTCGTCAAGAACCAACTCGACAATTTCCTGCACAAAAACCCCGAAGTAGCCGACGCGTTACTGCGCAAGATCCTGCAGGCCGAACGCGAGCGCAAAGAACTGTCCGGCATCCGGAAGCTCGCCCGCGAACGGGCCAAGAAAGCGTCGCTCCACAATAAGAAACTGCGTGACTGCCGCGTCCACCTGACCGATACCAAAAACCCGCGCAGCCTCGAAAGCACGCTGTTCATTACCGAGGGTGACTCGGCGTCGGGTTCCATCACCAAATCCCGCGATGTCAACACGCAGGCGGTGTTCAGCCTTCGCGGAAAGCCGCTGAATTCGTATGGCATGACGAAGAAAATCGTCTATGAAAACGAAGAATTCAACCTGTTGCAGGCCGCGCTCGACATCGAGGAGGAAATGGAAAACCTCCGCTACAACAACATCGTCATCGCCACCGACGCCGACGTCGACGGCATGCACATCCGGCTGTTGCTGATTACGTTCTTCCTGCAGTTCTTTCCCGAACTCATCAAAGAAGGACACCTGTATATCCTGCAAACGCCACTGTTCCGCGTCCGCAACAAAAAAGAAACCATCTACTGCTACAGCGAGCAGGAACGCGTCGACGCCATCGAAAAACTGAAACCAAAGCCCGAGATCACGCGATTCAAAGGGCTCGGCGAAATATCCCCAGACGAATTCAAGCACTTCATCGGTGCCGACATACGCCTTGACCCGGTCATGCTCGACAAGGCCACGTCAATCGAGAAACTGCTCGAATTCTATATGGGCAAAAACACACCCGACCGGCAGGACTTCATCATCAATAATTTGAAGGTGGAACTAGACGTCGTGGAGAAGAATTAG